CTACACACCAGGATGTCCTAGGCAGAAGTGTGATTGTGGGtgctgtggcagtgggagaCAGACAACAGTGCAGTCCGTGTCCTGCCAGCACTATGCATATGTAAGTGTGCGTGCTGGGGACTGAAGAGATAACTGCGAGCCCCATGACAGCAGGATGCTTGATCTTACCTGGAGGTCAGGCAAGTGATATGCCTGAATGGGAAGAGAAGGGTTATTCCAGTTTTGCAGCATAAACTTTTATTCCCTGGGACATGTTACTGATTGCTTCTCTCTTTGTCTCTCTAGTGAGGATGCAGCAGACACAATAGCAATAGACTCTAACAATCAGCCGAAGTCTCCACTGGAAAAGTTTATGGTCAGACTGTGCACACATCATCAGAAGCAATTCATTCGTGTGCTGAACGACATATACACTGAAGTACAACCAGACTCTGAAGGCCAGCAGTTGTCTGAATCCGAGACCATGGAGGCCTCTACTTGTGGCTCTGGTTGTAGCCAGCGAAGCACTGAAAATCAGGATAAGGGTGCTACTTGTACTGAATCAAAGCCCCCTTCTTCCTCGGACCCAGGACAGTCGGGGTCCGATATCCCCCTGCATGTTACAGGACAAGCCCTGAAGCAGCCGATGGAGCTGAAGTCTCTGGACAGAGCAGAGAGCTCCAGTCCTGCTTTGAGAAGGGACTTCTCCGAGCTCCCCATCACCAGACTTCATTCTGCTAGTCCAAAGGATAGCTCCACCCAGGGATACCTCAGCGCGTTGAACTCTTCCTCTTTGAATTTCCATCATGCCGCAAAGACCCTGGAAGGGCAGCAAGCTGCTGGGCATGAGCAAGAAGCCGGTGTGAGAAAGTGTGAGGACAATAAAGAGCAGCTAGCAGGTAAGACTCTCGTGGAAGGTTATATCTCGGTCAAAGTGGCAAATGTGAATGGCAGCGAGGACAGCTTAGAGAGCTGTCTGGGGTCCCAAAAGAGCTCTTTCAGAGCTCTGCCAGAAGAGTCCTGGGATCCCAGCTTTGCGGTGACCTCCCCTCGCAGAGCTGACAAAGAGAACACTTTGCAATGCAGCTCGAAAGCATCTTTGCACCAGGACTTAGACGCAAAAGAACAAGATGCGAGACCAAAGCAAGAAAACCACCTGCACGCCACAGCCAAGGGCAAGGCAGGCTGCCACCTGCACCTGGCTGACAAGGGCCCGCTTGACAAGTCCAAAGAGGGCTGGCTGCCCACCACTGCTGCGCCAGCCGCCCACCGGACCCCCAGCGGGCACCCCCGCGCCAAGGCAGCCCCCCTCAGATCCACTCGGAAGAACAAGAAGGCATCAGGGCTGAGGATCAATGACTATGACAACCAGTGTGACGTGGTCTACATCAGCCAGCCCATCACCGAGTGCCATTTTGAGAGCCAGCGGCTGGTGTCGTCCCGCAAGACAGCAAGGAAGAGCACACGGGGGTATTACTTCAACGGGGAGTGCTGTGAGCTCCCGACGGTGCGCACGCTGGTTAAGAGCTCCCGggtggaggagagggggagCAGCCCGGCACTGCGAGCAGAGACCCTCGTAAGCGCTAAGCCACCCCTGGTGCTCTCAGTGGAGGggtctgctggggcagggcggGAAGGCGAGAAGAGGGTTTCCCTGCGGCTCCTGGCTAAAGGGGCACCAACCAGCcaagaaacaaaagagagagCTGAGCCAGCCTCTGTGCAGCCCTGGGATACCCGGGCGCTGCGGTCGAGGGAAGCCACCATGGCCATgcccttcttctccctctctgctccacCCAGCCCCCAGAAAGAGGACAGCTCAGCCAGCTcgctgccccccagctcccctcctgcTGAAGGAGGGGGGATGAGAGTGGGAGGCACCATCCCCTGggaagctggcagcagcctgggctcctccaGGGACAGCAGTGGCGGCGGGCAGGCCGCCGATTTTGCTGCCCTTCCCATCTCAGAAGTGCCCAGCGGGGAGGAATGTTGTCCAGGCTCTGACGTACAAACTGATCCAGacctccccaccagcccagaGCTAAAGTCCCTGTTGCAGCCCTCTGCTACTGCAGACACAGCACCCCTGGCGCACGATGGTGCCACAGATCCAGCCCAGCTTCCAGGCGCGGAGGATGCGGAGCCCTGCGGGCTGTGtctggcagagccctgcccacGCTCGCCAGGCTGGGAGGGTCCTGATGAGCCCCTTGCCACCATGAATGGGGAAAGTCCCCCCGAGCCCCCTGCCAGCTTGCAGTGTGTGGATGTGAACAGAGGCATCGATGATAAACCAGAAGCCAAATTACTGAGCATGGTGGGTGACGGTGCCCTTGAGCAAGAGGAGGCTGTGCCAGCCAGCACAACCCTCCCTGAAATCTCAGAAGAGGAGGCAGTGCAGAGTAACAGCCCGGCAGGTGAAAAAGAGCCCATTGAAGGGGAGATGCCACCTGAACCTGATGGCTCAGACACTGCAGGAAAAGGCTCTATCTCTTCCAAGGACAGTCTAGACAAGAAGCGAAAGAAAGGCAGGAGAGTGCTTGTGGCATCGGACCGGCGCCTCCGAAGCCAGCAATCTCAGTCACCCGCCGAGGGCAGTGCTGAGGATACTGGTTcttccagctctgtgcagcTTCCTTGCCTTCAGATCAAACTCTCCAAGAGCCCTGGCGCTAAGCGGTTCAAGAGAGAAGTGCAGCTGGATGGGGCAGCATCCATGCACTTCCCAAACGACTGCTTCCCCAATGTGCTGCTCAAAACCAGTGAGGGGCCGGGCACCGACCAGGCTCCAGAGAACATCGCTGAGAAGCGGCCAGGTGAGGAGAATGGTGTCACTACCAGACAAACCTACAAAAGCATCTTAGCGAAAGAGACTGTGGCAGAGGGAGAAAATTCCTCTAAAGATGACCCCCCTGCTAATGGCAGCCAAAGTCAACAGGGTGAGATGCAGGAAATCAGCATTCAGGCTGATTCTGAGAAGAGAAGcattctccttcctccagagagcAGCGTGCCCGCAAACGATACTGAGCAAGTGGATGTGAAACCAGGCGATGCTAGTGCAAAGGATGAGGAGAGCCCTGACAGTGCCATGGATGTGAGCAGGCTGGAGAATTATAAGCTGGTGGCCAGTTCACCTTCatgtcccagcagcagagggggaAGCAAGCATCTTCCAGCAAAGGCCGTGAAGCATAAAAAGGTCGCCCTGCAGTTTTATAACTTAAGAAATGCACCCGCCCCCATAGACACTGCAAAAAAGAGCACACCAGGGAAGGAGTCTATGCAAGCGATCCCCAAACCGAGGGACGAACGCAGTTCAGGGAATGATGACTCCCCGGTGTTGGAGGACATAGACATGGCTGACAGCAAACCAAAGTTCATGGAGTGGTGTGCTGAAGAGGAGAACCAGGAGCTCATTGCCGAGTTCAACACCCAGTACATGAAAGTTCAGAAGGGCTGGattcagctggaaaaggagGTGCAGCCACCCCCCAAGGTAAAGAACAAAGCCGACAAACTGAAAGAGatctggaaaagcaagaaaaggacaaggaaaagtAGAGGCTCGCTGGAAGTGCAGAAGCTTTCTCCCGTCCAGATGCTGTTTATGAAGGCCTTTAAGCTGTCTGACATCTGCCAGTGGTTTCTGGAGACAACTGAAACCAGGTCTCTAGTGATTGTGAAGAAACTCAACACCCGTCTCCCAGGGGAGATCCCCCCCATCAAAGTTCCCATGCAGAAGTACTCCTCCTCCAGTCTCTACCCCAGCTCACTGCAAGCTGAACGGTTGAAAAAACATCTCAAGAAGTTTGCTGCCACTACCCCAGCTCGGAATAACCTGAAAAACCAAAAGCTTTGGGCCAAAATTCGGGAGAACGCTGATAAAGCGGAGGCTGAAGAAGCCACCACTCCCAGCCAGATGTCTCCCACTGATGCCAGCACTGAGGACCTGAGCAAAGACAAAACTATCCAGCCTGCGCCCAGCCTGCCCACACAGGCCAGCACCAGGATCCTGCGCAAGTACTCCAACCTGCGGGGCAAGTTCCGAGCCCAGCACCGTGTGGTGAAGGCGGAGAAGAAGAGCGATGGCCCAGGGGACCACCTGTCCCTGGAGAGCAAGCAGAGCCGGAAGAGCGTATGCATCAACCCACTGATGTCTCCAAAATTGGCCTTGCAGATCAAAGCAGATGCCTTTCCTGCTAAATCCCCATCGGTGGATGGGAGCGGGAAGGGGCGGAAGGGGAAGAGCAGGTCCCAGGAGGACCCCTTGCCCAAAGCCGACCTCCAGCtcagcaggaagaggaggatgctgAAGGAGAGCGGGAGCACCCAGGAGCGGTCTGGCTCCTCCACCAAGGACAAGCTGCCTGCCAAGAAGGccagtaaaataaaacattcgGAGGTCAGTGCAAAGGCTCCCGCCACCCGAAAGCAGGCTGCCATGGAGAGGAGCAATAAGCTGGCTaggaaaatgtctttgaaagaCAAGAGAGCCCCGAaaaggcagctggagaaggTGCGGCTCCCCTTGcggaagggaaaggagaacaCGAGCAGACGGGCTGTGCTGCCCCCCggccaggaggagctggccaAGTCCCCGAAGCAGAAGCCTCTGGGGGAGTCCTCCACACGGTCGCAGAAGTTGGCCAACAAGAAGCCCAGCAGTGGGAAGACCCTGACAAGGTCCATGAAGAAGATGCAGGAGAGCAGCGGGTCACAGGGCAAGAGGAAGCTGAGGGCAAAAGTGGACTGTTCGCACAGCAAACGCTCGCGACTGGACCCGAAATAGCAAAGAACCGGTAGCCATGTACAAAACTGATGTATAGTAGTAACCCTTTACCATGCATTAACTAAAGCTGCTTTTATAAGCTGTAGCAAGCCTTTAAAAATCCGCAGTTAAAGGATAATGCCCGTGATTTTAGGCATCGGCAGATGTGTCTTGGACAGAGAAGAGGTCGGCCTGTCTGGCTCTGCTGTTCAGAAGGAAGTTTCTGCAGTTTGAACgttccttggtttttttttaaacttggaaCTAGGCAGTTTTAGTTAAAAGTACAGTGCCTTAtttatcactttaaaaaataaaaataagaagctCGTCTGTGTGATTTGGAGGCTTGCGTTTTATACTTGAGGCACAAGCACTTGTACtgtagcagaaagaaaaccaccttTGTGCACATGAAGTAGCTTTCGGCAGCCTTTGGGTGCACGcaaacatttccctttccttcagaGTCCTccttctgtctgtcttcttagtggcatttgaaacaaaaccaaaactatttcCCATCACTGAGGGAGAGAAAGGTGAATCTGTCCTTTGTTGGTTCGTTAGTAGCAGCTGCTGGTGTCCCGTAATGTTACCTGCATAAAAGTATTAATTAGCTACTGGTGTGTGTACTGCTGATGGCTGCTTTGCTCCCCCATCGCACAGCCCGTGGGTGGGGAGGTCCCACTCAGGAGGAGGTGGCGGAGGAGATGCTGCGGGGGCTCTGGGTACCAGGCGGGCACACTGGGCTGCATCCATCTTTAGTTCTTGCTGGCTTCAGGGATGAATCGGTCCTGCCGCATCCTGCTTTTGGACAGACCTCCTCCTGTTTTGCTGCCCTCGTGGTGATTTCTGTGGTCTCTTGACGGCAAAGCAGTTTCCACAGCGCTTCGCTGAAGGTTGAATCTCTCCCTTTTTTTGGGCTCGAGCTCCTGATGTTGGTGCTCTGCAGAAGGGGAGCCCTGGCCCTGTGTTGTTGTGCACGCCTTGCCTAAGTGCCCTCCTAAACCAGGATTTGCAGTTGGAATAGGGTTGGGATAAGGGACTGACTTAGGTTTATTTTTTAccttcatttgcatttctagCAAAGTGCGGTTGGTTTGTCCTTGCTTGTGTCTGGTGCTGTGGAGTCTGAAAGCAGCCAAGCCTCTGCTCTGTCCCGCACAACACCTTTGCAGGGCTCCTCTACAAGCCTCTGCAGCGTGTTTAAAAGGCAGCTAGGGGCCTGCAGGGGTAGAACAGGGTCACGGTCTGAGAGAAACCTGTTAGAAGTGCATGGAGCatgtggctgtgctggctctgcttGGGCACAGATGATCAGAAGTGGCTGCTGTGGTCTGCGCTTGGGGAAGGGACTCTGCTCAGCATCTCCACGGCTTCATTTTCACATTGCTGCACAAAGTCTGTTTGAATGAATCCCAGTGCAAGCCTCCTCCCGCGCAGCAATGCCTGGGAGGGCACCGTGTGGGCTCTGAGGTCACCCGACCTTTAACAGCTGCTTGCTGGTCCTTGCTCAGCTCCTTGTCCCTGCTGAGAGCAAGGCGCTGGAGCAGGACAGGCATTCAAGAGCCACCTGCCCTGGGGGCAGAGGCTAGAGAGGGCTCAGCTGCAACAGGAATTGCTTTCCATAGTTGGCATTGAACCCCGGAACCCAAAGCCTGTGGACTGGAAGTGGAAAGCAGGTAATTGTCTTTAAATCTTTCATTGTACTCATTTAGAGGATGAAACAAGGTGTTTGAGATTTGCACGCCCTTTGCAGAGCACCTCTGGCTCTCTTGCAGGTATTCCCTTCCCCCAGCGCTGACGCACATGAGGCTGcagcacatttttctctttactaTGAAAtggctgatttaaaaaaaataaataatctttttttccttccctttgaaTCATAAGTTAACTCTCTGAACAGCTAGGAAGTGATTAAATCTAGCCTGTCAGTCCCTGTACAGATTAATATGAAGTTATctattactttaatttttactgCATGCATTAAATATGTCAAACATTCCAtcagaaaagatttaaaagtgTTTCAGGAGAGGTGTGTGGCAGGAGGGCACTGATGGCAGTTAAATGACTGATCTGTACCTTTCTTACAGGTTGTCTTTCCTCTTGCTTCTCCATCCATACTTACGGTCCTGTAACCTCTCCGCAGGCACGGGGCCCCAGgatttcccctccttccccggGGCCAGGTGTGCATGTGAGCACCCCTCTTGCCTCTGCTCCTCGTGCCGCTCCCCTGCAGCAAACCCCCCCTTTCCCCATCCTTCGCCATCACTCCCGAAGCGCCTGTGCCAGGCTACGCATGCCGAGACATGCAGGGCACCACACGCCGAGCGCTCCTCGGGGCTTGctctctctcattctctttcattttttagcTGCTGGTAAATGCAGGCTGTCCTGCTCTCCATCTTCTGTACTTTTGGGAGCGGGAACCTCATTACACCTCGAGAAAGCAAGTGGAGAGAGGCTTTCTAGatggggtgctgctgctccagcctcccGGCTGCCTCCTTGCACCCTGGGGCTTCACCAGCACCCAAGCGTTGGCTTGAGTGTGGCGAGGCTGGGAGATGGCAGGTGTCACACTGGTGTGGGAGCGGAGCAGCTTCTGGGCATCTGTCCCAGTTCGGTGTGTGCTGCTCGGCTTAGGTGGCGGTGGGATCGGTGTGCTGAGCTTCCTGGCAGTGCCCCTGCCAGGTGTCAGCTCCGGAGAGGAATGGTCAGGATCTGTTGTGTGGAGAAATCAGAGGTGCTAATAGGGAAACCATATTCCTCCCACCCCTTTGAACTTCCAGTCTTGAGCTGTAGCCTTCTGTTGTGTTGCTGCGGTTTGGCTTGGTGCAAAGAGCCTACTGACTTTTATTaggagctgggctgtgccttGTAGGTGtaaatctgcatttctgcacCCTCTGATGAGGAAAGGTGGAGGGTGTGGGTTTTATCCAGGTGGGGCTGAAAAGAGGGTTTGTTATTCTTGtcttcagaaaggaaattaagagaaagcaaataattctgaggttttttttcaaagaaaaccggtttttaaatacagtagcCTCAGCATGCTGCCTGGGATCAGCCCAGGCCAGGCATGCGCTGCATGTCCCCCGTGGGCACCTGGCGCAGGTGGGCAGATGGCGGAGCAGCACCCTGGGCATCTGCAGGGAAGTGGGGAGCAGGTTTGCAGGAGGTGCAAGCTGGGCTGTCCCGGGGGGTCTTGTCAGaagggacaccccccaccccggctcCCTGTTCCACTGTCCCTGGTGCCACAGCCTCTGCAGGGCTCTCCCTGGCCAGGCACATAAACCCTGCTCAGAGGtgccctgctctctgcctcctcctttcctcccagcagctccccctgtttaaaaattacaattgTGAGGAAAACTGGGGTGATTCTTCTCTACACCATGCTGTTTgtgaggagctggcagggacttttccccccacagctgctgcactgagTGGTGGGTTTAACTCGTGAAGGTAGGTTTTGTGGAGAACAGGCTTGTTTGCCAAGGGATGTGTAGGGTGAAGCCATCGCGTATGGCTAAATTATTGCAGCAAGCACTTGGGGCACAAACTCTCCAGCCCACCTCGAGCTGAGAATATTGGTGCTTTAGTACAAGTTCTCTGAATTACAGAT
The Falco naumanni isolate bFalNau1 chromosome 9, bFalNau1.pat, whole genome shotgun sequence DNA segment above includes these coding regions:
- the LCOR gene encoding ligand-dependent corepressor isoform X3, encoding MQRMIRQFAAEYTSKNSSTQDSSQPNSTKNQSLLKASLVASSPTAATAQNPVLSKLLMADQDSPLDLTVRKSQSEPSEQDGVLDLSTKKSPCAGSTSLSHSPGCSSTPGNGEDAADTIAIDSNNQPKSPLEKFMVRLCTHHQKQFIRVLNDIYTEVQPDSEGQQLSESETMEASTCGSGCSQRSTENQDKGATCTESKPPSSSDPGQSGSDIPLHVTGQALKQPMELKSLDRAESSSPALRRDFSELPITRLHSASPKDSSTQGYLSALNSSSLNFHHAAKTLEGQQAAGHEQEAGVRKCEDNKEQLAGKTLVEGYISVKVANVNGSEDSLESCLGSQKSSFRALPEESWDPSFAVTSPRRADKENTLQCSSKASLHQDLDAKEQDARPKQENHLHATAKGKAGCHLHLADKGPLDKSKEGWLPTTAAPAAHRTPSGHPRAKAAPLRSTRKNKKASGLRINDYDNQCDVVYISQPITECHFESQRLVSSRKTARKSTRGYYFNGECCELPTVRTLVKSSRVEERGSSPALRAETLVSAKPPLVLSVEGSAGAGREGEKRVSLRLLAKGAPTSQETKERAEPASVQPWDTRALRSREATMAMPFFSLSAPPSPQKEDSSASSLPPSSPPAEGGGMRVGGTIPWEAGSSLGSSRDSSGGGQAADFAALPISEVPSGEECCPGSDVQTDPDLPTSPELKSLLQPSATADTAPLAHDGATDPAQLPGAEDAEPCGLCLAEPCPRSPGWEGPDEPLATMNGESPPEPPASLQCVDVNRGIDDKPEAKLLSMVGDGALEQEEAVPASTTLPEISEEEAVQSNSPAGEKEPIEGEMPPEPDGSDTAGKGSISSKDSLDKKRKKGRRVLVASDRRLRSQQSQSPAEGSAEDTGSSSSVQLPCLQIKLSKSPGAKRFKREVQLDGAASMHFPNDCFPNVLLKTSEGPGTDQAPENIAEKRPGEENGVTTRQTYKSILAKETVAEGENSSKDDPPANGSQSQQGEMQEISIQADSEKRSILLPPESSVPANDTEQVDVKPGDASAKDEESPDSAMDVSRLENYKLVASSPSCPSSRGGSKHLPAKAVKHKKVALQFYNLRNAPAPIDTAKKSTPGKESMQAIPKPRDERSSGNDDSPVLEDIDMADSKPKFMEWCAEEENQELIAEFNTQYMKVQKGWIQLEKEVQPPPKVKNKADKLKEIWKSKKRTRKSRGSLEVQKLSPVQMLFMKAFKLSDICQWFLETTETRSLVIVKKLNTRLPGEIPPIKVPMQKYSSSSLYPSSLQAERLKKHLKKFAATTPARNNLKNQKLWAKIRENADKAEAEEATTPSQMSPTDASTEDLSKDKTIQPAPSLPTQASTRILRKYSNLRGKFRAQHRVVKAEKKSDGPGDHLSLESKQSRKSVCINPLMSPKLALQIKADAFPAKSPSVDGSGKGRKGKSRSQEDPLPKADLQLSRKRRMLKESGSTQERSGSSTKDKLPAKKASKIKHSEVSAKAPATRKQAAMERSNKLARKMSLKDKRAPKRQLEKVRLPLRKGKENTSRRAVLPPGQEELAKSPKQKPLGESSTRSQKLANKKPSSGKTLTRSMKKMQESSGSQGKRKLRAKVDCSHSKRSRLDPK
- the LCOR gene encoding ligand-dependent corepressor isoform X1; its protein translation is MASPCGRQQCSIERRGVRHQLDSWRHKLIHCVGFESILEGLFGPGLLKDLSLFKDCEPEGVSDWSFDENCLFCCLRREKVKEHLVSLDEPASEAGQEALLRQEQAKIIRFERQAEEFLNAVFYRKDSPRVSDPNIPLVAREIMQRMIRQFAAEYTSKNSSTQDSSQPNSTKNQSLLKASLVASSPTAATAQNPVLSKLLMADQDSPLDLTVRKSQSEPSEQDGVLDLSTKKSPCAGSTSLSHSPGCSSTPGNGEDAADTIAIDSNNQPKSPLEKFMVRLCTHHQKQFIRVLNDIYTEVQPDSEGQQLSESETMEASTCGSGCSQRSTENQDKGATCTESKPPSSSDPGQSGSDIPLHVTGQALKQPMELKSLDRAESSSPALRRDFSELPITRLHSASPKDSSTQGYLSALNSSSLNFHHAAKTLEGQQAAGHEQEAGVRKCEDNKEQLAGKTLVEGYISVKVANVNGSEDSLESCLGSQKSSFRALPEESWDPSFAVTSPRRADKENTLQCSSKASLHQDLDAKEQDARPKQENHLHATAKGKAGCHLHLADKGPLDKSKEGWLPTTAAPAAHRTPSGHPRAKAAPLRSTRKNKKASGLRINDYDNQCDVVYISQPITECHFESQRLVSSRKTARKSTRGYYFNGECCELPTVRTLVKSSRVEERGSSPALRAETLVSAKPPLVLSVEGSAGAGREGEKRVSLRLLAKGAPTSQETKERAEPASVQPWDTRALRSREATMAMPFFSLSAPPSPQKEDSSASSLPPSSPPAEGGGMRVGGTIPWEAGSSLGSSRDSSGGGQAADFAALPISEVPSGEECCPGSDVQTDPDLPTSPELKSLLQPSATADTAPLAHDGATDPAQLPGAEDAEPCGLCLAEPCPRSPGWEGPDEPLATMNGESPPEPPASLQCVDVNRGIDDKPEAKLLSMVGDGALEQEEAVPASTTLPEISEEEAVQSNSPAGEKEPIEGEMPPEPDGSDTAGKGSISSKDSLDKKRKKGRRVLVASDRRLRSQQSQSPAEGSAEDTGSSSSVQLPCLQIKLSKSPGAKRFKREVQLDGAASMHFPNDCFPNVLLKTSEGPGTDQAPENIAEKRPGEENGVTTRQTYKSILAKETVAEGENSSKDDPPANGSQSQQGEMQEISIQADSEKRSILLPPESSVPANDTEQVDVKPGDASAKDEESPDSAMDVSRLENYKLVASSPSCPSSRGGSKHLPAKAVKHKKVALQFYNLRNAPAPIDTAKKSTPGKESMQAIPKPRDERSSGNDDSPVLEDIDMADSKPKFMEWCAEEENQELIAEFNTQYMKVQKGWIQLEKEVQPPPKVKNKADKLKEIWKSKKRTRKSRGSLEVQKLSPVQMLFMKAFKLSDICQWFLETTETRSLVIVKKLNTRLPGEIPPIKVPMQKYSSSSLYPSSLQAERLKKHLKKFAATTPARNNLKNQKLWAKIRENADKAEAEEATTPSQMSPTDASTEDLSKDKTIQPAPSLPTQASTRILRKYSNLRGKFRAQHRVVKAEKKSDGPGDHLSLESKQSRKSVCINPLMSPKLALQIKADAFPAKSPSVDGSGKGRKGKSRSQEDPLPKADLQLSRKRRMLKESGSTQERSGSSTKDKLPAKKASKIKHSEVSAKAPATRKQAAMERSNKLARKMSLKDKRAPKRQLEKVRLPLRKGKENTSRRAVLPPGQEELAKSPKQKPLGESSTRSQKLANKKPSSGKTLTRSMKKMQESSGSQGKRKLRAKVDCSHSKRSRLDPK
- the LCOR gene encoding ligand-dependent corepressor isoform X2; translation: MASPCGRQQCSIERRGVRHQLDSWRHKLIHCVGFESILEGLFGPGLLKDLSLFKDCEPEGVSDWSFDENCLFCCLRREKVKEHLVSLDEPASEAGQEALLRQEQAKIIRFERQAEEFLNAVFYRKDGVLDLSTKKSPCAGSTSLSHSPGCSSTPGNGEDAADTIAIDSNNQPKSPLEKFMVRLCTHHQKQFIRVLNDIYTEVQPDSEGQQLSESETMEASTCGSGCSQRSTENQDKGATCTESKPPSSSDPGQSGSDIPLHVTGQALKQPMELKSLDRAESSSPALRRDFSELPITRLHSASPKDSSTQGYLSALNSSSLNFHHAAKTLEGQQAAGHEQEAGVRKCEDNKEQLAGKTLVEGYISVKVANVNGSEDSLESCLGSQKSSFRALPEESWDPSFAVTSPRRADKENTLQCSSKASLHQDLDAKEQDARPKQENHLHATAKGKAGCHLHLADKGPLDKSKEGWLPTTAAPAAHRTPSGHPRAKAAPLRSTRKNKKASGLRINDYDNQCDVVYISQPITECHFESQRLVSSRKTARKSTRGYYFNGECCELPTVRTLVKSSRVEERGSSPALRAETLVSAKPPLVLSVEGSAGAGREGEKRVSLRLLAKGAPTSQETKERAEPASVQPWDTRALRSREATMAMPFFSLSAPPSPQKEDSSASSLPPSSPPAEGGGMRVGGTIPWEAGSSLGSSRDSSGGGQAADFAALPISEVPSGEECCPGSDVQTDPDLPTSPELKSLLQPSATADTAPLAHDGATDPAQLPGAEDAEPCGLCLAEPCPRSPGWEGPDEPLATMNGESPPEPPASLQCVDVNRGIDDKPEAKLLSMVGDGALEQEEAVPASTTLPEISEEEAVQSNSPAGEKEPIEGEMPPEPDGSDTAGKGSISSKDSLDKKRKKGRRVLVASDRRLRSQQSQSPAEGSAEDTGSSSSVQLPCLQIKLSKSPGAKRFKREVQLDGAASMHFPNDCFPNVLLKTSEGPGTDQAPENIAEKRPGEENGVTTRQTYKSILAKETVAEGENSSKDDPPANGSQSQQGEMQEISIQADSEKRSILLPPESSVPANDTEQVDVKPGDASAKDEESPDSAMDVSRLENYKLVASSPSCPSSRGGSKHLPAKAVKHKKVALQFYNLRNAPAPIDTAKKSTPGKESMQAIPKPRDERSSGNDDSPVLEDIDMADSKPKFMEWCAEEENQELIAEFNTQYMKVQKGWIQLEKEVQPPPKVKNKADKLKEIWKSKKRTRKSRGSLEVQKLSPVQMLFMKAFKLSDICQWFLETTETRSLVIVKKLNTRLPGEIPPIKVPMQKYSSSSLYPSSLQAERLKKHLKKFAATTPARNNLKNQKLWAKIRENADKAEAEEATTPSQMSPTDASTEDLSKDKTIQPAPSLPTQASTRILRKYSNLRGKFRAQHRVVKAEKKSDGPGDHLSLESKQSRKSVCINPLMSPKLALQIKADAFPAKSPSVDGSGKGRKGKSRSQEDPLPKADLQLSRKRRMLKESGSTQERSGSSTKDKLPAKKASKIKHSEVSAKAPATRKQAAMERSNKLARKMSLKDKRAPKRQLEKVRLPLRKGKENTSRRAVLPPGQEELAKSPKQKPLGESSTRSQKLANKKPSSGKTLTRSMKKMQESSGSQGKRKLRAKVDCSHSKRSRLDPK